Proteins encoded by one window of Cannabis sativa cultivar Pink pepper isolate KNU-18-1 chromosome 4, ASM2916894v1, whole genome shotgun sequence:
- the LOC115714902 gene encoding methionine aminopeptidase 1D, chloroplastic/mitochondrial isoform X3 codes for MAAAQPRMLSSLVASTHFLHSPPSQPLHHIFRYNTGRKHVYMQLSRTFSGLTNLLFNRRNDLPNTKRKPLRPGKISPRRPVPDHVLMPPYVKSKKPPGIASGAEVHDEEGIECMRASGRLAAQVLQYAGTLVKPGIKTDEIDEAVHQMIIDNGAYPSPLGYGGFPKSVCTSVNECICHGIPDSRALEDGDIINIDVTVYLNGYHGDTSATFFCGEVEEEARNLVRVTKECLDKAISICAPGVEFKKIGKTIHDHADKYRYGVVRQFVGHGVGRVFHADPVVLHFRNNDKGRMVLNQTFTIEPMLTMGSVNAVMWDDDWTVVTEDGSLSAQFEHTLLITENGAEILTQA; via the exons ATGGCTGCTGCTCAACCAAGGATGCTGTCTTCCCTTGTAGCTTCTACTCACTTTCTACATTCGCCGCCCTCTCAGCCTCTCCACCACATCTTTCGCTACAACAcag GAAGAAAACATGTGTACATGCAGCTATCAAGAACATTTTCTGGGTTGACCAATCTCTTATTTAATAGAAG AAATGATTTGCCCAATACAAAGCGTAAACCATTAAGGCCTGGAAAGATCTCACCTCGTAGACCTGTTCCTGATCATGTTCTAATGCCACCTTATGTGAAATCTAAGAAGCCTCCTGGCATTGCCAGTGGAGCTGAGGTTCATGATGAGGAGGGGATAGAATGCATGAGAGCTTCTGGAAGGCTTGCTGCACAGGTTCTACAATATGCTGGCACTTTGGTCAAG CCAGGCATAAAGACTGATGAAATTGATGAAGCTGTTCATCAAATGATTATTGATAACGGGGCTTATCCTTCACCTCTTGGATATGGTGGCTTTCCTAAGAGTGTATGCACATCAGTGAATGAATGCATTTGTCATGGAATACCAGATTCCCGTGCACTTGAG GATGGTGATATAATAAATATTGATGTTACTGTCTACTTGAAT GGGTATCATGGTGATACATCAGCAACTTTCTTTTGTGGTGAAGTTGAAGAGGAGGCCAGAAACTTAGTCCGG GTAACAAAAGAATGTCTAGATAAAGCAATATCAATTTGTGCACCAGGAGTGGAATTCAAGAAAATCGGCAAAACAATACA TGATCATGCAGATAAATATCGCTATGGTGTTGTTCGGCAGTTTGTTGGTCATGGGGTTGGCCGCGTTTTTCATGCTGATCCAGTTGTTCTCCATTTCA GGAACAATGATAAAGGGCGCATGGTGTTGAATCAAACTTTCACCATTG AACCGATGCTAACAATGGGTAGCGTGAACGCCGTAATGTGGGATGACGATTGGACAGTTGTAACGGAAGATGGAAGCTTGTCAGCTCAGTTTGAACACACCCTACTAATAACAGAGAATGGAGCTGAGATATTGACCCAGGCTTAG
- the LOC115714902 gene encoding methionine aminopeptidase 1D, chloroplastic/mitochondrial isoform X2, with protein MAAAQPRMLSSLVASTHFLHSPPSQPLHHIFRYNTGRKHVYMQLSRTFSGLTNLLFNRSRNDLPNTKRKPLRPGKISPRRPVPDHVLMPPYVKSKKPPGIASGAEVHDEEGIECMRASGRLAAQVLQYAGTLVKPGIKTDEIDEAVHQMIIDNGAYPSPLGYGGFPKSVCTSVNECICHGIPDSRALEDGDIINIDVTVYLNGYHGDTSATFFCGEVEEEARNLVRVTKECLDKAISICAPGVEFKKIGKTIHDHADKYRYGVVRQFVGHGVGRVFHADPVVLHFRNNDKGRMVLNQTFTIEPMLTMGSVNAVMWDDDWTVVTEDGSLSAQFEHTLLITENGAEILTQA; from the exons ATGGCTGCTGCTCAACCAAGGATGCTGTCTTCCCTTGTAGCTTCTACTCACTTTCTACATTCGCCGCCCTCTCAGCCTCTCCACCACATCTTTCGCTACAACAcag GAAGAAAACATGTGTACATGCAGCTATCAAGAACATTTTCTGGGTTGACCAATCTCTTATTTAATAGAAG CAGAAATGATTTGCCCAATACAAAGCGTAAACCATTAAGGCCTGGAAAGATCTCACCTCGTAGACCTGTTCCTGATCATGTTCTAATGCCACCTTATGTGAAATCTAAGAAGCCTCCTGGCATTGCCAGTGGAGCTGAGGTTCATGATGAGGAGGGGATAGAATGCATGAGAGCTTCTGGAAGGCTTGCTGCACAGGTTCTACAATATGCTGGCACTTTGGTCAAG CCAGGCATAAAGACTGATGAAATTGATGAAGCTGTTCATCAAATGATTATTGATAACGGGGCTTATCCTTCACCTCTTGGATATGGTGGCTTTCCTAAGAGTGTATGCACATCAGTGAATGAATGCATTTGTCATGGAATACCAGATTCCCGTGCACTTGAG GATGGTGATATAATAAATATTGATGTTACTGTCTACTTGAAT GGGTATCATGGTGATACATCAGCAACTTTCTTTTGTGGTGAAGTTGAAGAGGAGGCCAGAAACTTAGTCCGG GTAACAAAAGAATGTCTAGATAAAGCAATATCAATTTGTGCACCAGGAGTGGAATTCAAGAAAATCGGCAAAACAATACA TGATCATGCAGATAAATATCGCTATGGTGTTGTTCGGCAGTTTGTTGGTCATGGGGTTGGCCGCGTTTTTCATGCTGATCCAGTTGTTCTCCATTTCA GGAACAATGATAAAGGGCGCATGGTGTTGAATCAAACTTTCACCATTG AACCGATGCTAACAATGGGTAGCGTGAACGCCGTAATGTGGGATGACGATTGGACAGTTGTAACGGAAGATGGAAGCTTGTCAGCTCAGTTTGAACACACCCTACTAATAACAGAGAATGGAGCTGAGATATTGACCCAGGCTTAG
- the LOC115714902 gene encoding methionine aminopeptidase 1D, chloroplastic/mitochondrial isoform X1 — translation MAAAQPRMLSSLVASTHFLHSPPSQPLHHIFRYNTGRKHVYMQLSRTFSGLTNLLFNRSLFMDLISRNDLPNTKRKPLRPGKISPRRPVPDHVLMPPYVKSKKPPGIASGAEVHDEEGIECMRASGRLAAQVLQYAGTLVKPGIKTDEIDEAVHQMIIDNGAYPSPLGYGGFPKSVCTSVNECICHGIPDSRALEDGDIINIDVTVYLNGYHGDTSATFFCGEVEEEARNLVRVTKECLDKAISICAPGVEFKKIGKTIHDHADKYRYGVVRQFVGHGVGRVFHADPVVLHFRNNDKGRMVLNQTFTIEPMLTMGSVNAVMWDDDWTVVTEDGSLSAQFEHTLLITENGAEILTQA, via the exons ATGGCTGCTGCTCAACCAAGGATGCTGTCTTCCCTTGTAGCTTCTACTCACTTTCTACATTCGCCGCCCTCTCAGCCTCTCCACCACATCTTTCGCTACAACAcag GAAGAAAACATGTGTACATGCAGCTATCAAGAACATTTTCTGGGTTGACCAATCTCTTATTTAATAGAAG TTTGTTTATGGATTTAATTAGCAGAAATGATTTGCCCAATACAAAGCGTAAACCATTAAGGCCTGGAAAGATCTCACCTCGTAGACCTGTTCCTGATCATGTTCTAATGCCACCTTATGTGAAATCTAAGAAGCCTCCTGGCATTGCCAGTGGAGCTGAGGTTCATGATGAGGAGGGGATAGAATGCATGAGAGCTTCTGGAAGGCTTGCTGCACAGGTTCTACAATATGCTGGCACTTTGGTCAAG CCAGGCATAAAGACTGATGAAATTGATGAAGCTGTTCATCAAATGATTATTGATAACGGGGCTTATCCTTCACCTCTTGGATATGGTGGCTTTCCTAAGAGTGTATGCACATCAGTGAATGAATGCATTTGTCATGGAATACCAGATTCCCGTGCACTTGAG GATGGTGATATAATAAATATTGATGTTACTGTCTACTTGAAT GGGTATCATGGTGATACATCAGCAACTTTCTTTTGTGGTGAAGTTGAAGAGGAGGCCAGAAACTTAGTCCGG GTAACAAAAGAATGTCTAGATAAAGCAATATCAATTTGTGCACCAGGAGTGGAATTCAAGAAAATCGGCAAAACAATACA TGATCATGCAGATAAATATCGCTATGGTGTTGTTCGGCAGTTTGTTGGTCATGGGGTTGGCCGCGTTTTTCATGCTGATCCAGTTGTTCTCCATTTCA GGAACAATGATAAAGGGCGCATGGTGTTGAATCAAACTTTCACCATTG AACCGATGCTAACAATGGGTAGCGTGAACGCCGTAATGTGGGATGACGATTGGACAGTTGTAACGGAAGATGGAAGCTTGTCAGCTCAGTTTGAACACACCCTACTAATAACAGAGAATGGAGCTGAGATATTGACCCAGGCTTAG